One Frankia alni ACN14a DNA window includes the following coding sequences:
- a CDS encoding ROK family protein → MAGSSRPRGVVGVEASAPLVELGAGPALAVDVGGTKIAAAVVDADGTIRATARRPVPAHRPSGPEPSESEPPESEPPESEPAGAEPAGAGPGRGRAAEEVFGALRECVNAALASAGVAADAVAGVGCGCAGPMQWPAGEVSPLNIPAWRGFPLRARLRELFPERPVLVHNDGVALVAGEHWAGAGRGVRNLLAVTVSTGVGGGLVLGDRLFHGTSGNAGHIGHVVVDVDGPDCPCGGRGCVEALASGPRTVHRARAAGWAPPAGQPADGHTLAAAAAAGDEIARRELARAGTAVGAGLAASASLLDLEAAVVAGGFAQSGPIFWDALLAGFERHAGLAFVRRMRIGRSDDPAGVALRGAAAFVLAPERYGWPD, encoded by the coding sequence ATGGCGGGGTCGTCGCGGCCACGGGGGGTCGTCGGGGTCGAGGCGTCGGCACCGCTGGTCGAGCTCGGAGCCGGGCCCGCGCTGGCCGTGGACGTCGGCGGCACCAAGATCGCAGCGGCGGTCGTCGACGCCGACGGCACGATCCGTGCCACCGCCCGCCGTCCCGTGCCTGCTCACCGTCCGTCCGGGCCTGAGCCGTCGGAATCCGAGCCGCCCGAATCCGAGCCGCCCGAATCCGAGCCGGCCGGAGCCGAGCCGGCCGGAGCCGGGCCGGGTCGGGGCAGGGCGGCCGAGGAGGTCTTCGGCGCGTTGCGGGAGTGCGTCAACGCGGCGCTGGCATCCGCCGGGGTCGCGGCGGACGCGGTAGCCGGGGTCGGCTGCGGGTGCGCGGGCCCGATGCAATGGCCGGCGGGCGAGGTGTCGCCGCTGAACATCCCGGCCTGGCGGGGGTTCCCGCTGCGCGCGCGGCTGCGCGAGCTGTTCCCCGAGCGGCCCGTGCTGGTCCACAACGACGGCGTCGCGCTCGTCGCCGGCGAGCACTGGGCCGGGGCGGGGCGGGGCGTGCGCAACCTGCTCGCGGTGACCGTCTCGACCGGCGTCGGCGGCGGGCTGGTGCTGGGGGACCGGCTGTTCCACGGCACCTCCGGCAACGCCGGCCACATCGGTCACGTCGTCGTGGACGTGGACGGACCGGACTGCCCGTGCGGCGGTCGGGGCTGCGTCGAGGCGCTCGCGTCCGGTCCGCGGACGGTGCACCGGGCCCGGGCGGCCGGGTGGGCTCCCCCCGCCGGTCAGCCGGCCGACGGTCACACCCTCGCCGCCGCGGCCGCGGCCGGTGACGAGATCGCCCGCCGCGAGCTCGCCCGAGCCGGGACCGCCGTCGGCGCGGGGCTCGCCGCCAGCGCGAGCCTGCTCGACCTGGAGGCGGCCGTCGTGGCCGGCGGCTTCGCGCAGTCCGGGCCGATCTTCTGGGACGCCCTGCTCGCCGGCTTCGAGCGCCATGCCGGTCTGGCCTTCGTCCGGCGGATGCGCATCGGGCGCAGCGACGATCCGGCCGGCGTCGCGCTGCGGGGAGCCGCCGCCTTCGTCCTGGCGCCGGAACGCTACGGCTGGCCAGACTGA